In Brachypodium distachyon strain Bd21 chromosome 2, Brachypodium_distachyon_v3.0, whole genome shotgun sequence, one genomic interval encodes:
- the LOC100838164 gene encoding uncharacterized protein LOC100838164 — protein MVGYDPSSVELGELAHLHWLGIELSVLDEEDVEAFANNHHRMKHLQRYERVLDSLNIVLSFPPEIGTNQYSMEDMPRLPNVVFLALGISSYGHSFAASSFDVLSSCPGIQRLDLDFLPGSPPEERTPCPSGCVCHHPQNWSTDELVLNCLEEVEIHDLGGTEYEVDLVKKLFDWATVLNLMRVYFAESITESKAEELRQLLLSLSRPDICMKVSMFVP, from the exons ATGGTTGGGTATGATCCAAGCTCTGTGGAGCTGGGCGAGTTGGCGCATCTCCATTGGCTCGGCATTGAACTTTCTGTTCTGGATGAAGAGGACGTAGAGGCTTTTGCAAACAATCACCATCGCATGAAGCATTTGCAGCGCTACGAGCGCGTCCTCGACTCTCTTAATATCGTTCTTTCCTTTCCGCCG GAAATTGGTACCAACCAATATTCGATGGAAGACATGCCAAGGCTCCCTAACGTTGTATTCTTGGCGCTGGGTATAAGTTCGTATGGACATTCCTTTGCAGCCAGCTCATTTGATGTTCTCAGCAGCTGCCCTGGTATACAAAGGCTGGATCTTGATTTTCTTCCAGGAAGCCCACCAGAG GAACGAACTCCATGCCCATCAGGTTGCGTTTGTCATCATCCGCAAAACTGGAGCACCGATGAACTTGTGCTGAATTGCCTCGAAGAAGTGGAAATCCATGACTTGGGTGGAACTGAATATGAAGTTGATCTTGTGAAAAAGCTATTCGATTGGGCAACGGTGCTAAATCTGATGAGAGTATATTTTGCGGAATCAATCACTGAAAGCAAGGCCGAAGAGCTGCGTCAGCTGTTACTAAGCTTATCTAGGCCAGACATATGTATGAAAGTTAGCATGTTCGTTCCATGA
- the LOC100837860 gene encoding U-box domain-containing protein 4: MELPEAGPSGDQQSLAAAERPSEAAALRALVERVRAGEVDAAREVRRLTRASARHRRKLAPAIEPLVAMLRSSGAAGEAALLALLNLAVRDERNKIKILDAGALEPLLGYLQPSDLNLQEYATAALLTLSASSTNKPIISASGAIPLLVKVLKEGNPQAKNDAVMALYNLSTLADNLQTILSVQPIPSLIELLKGGKRSSKTADKCCALLESLLAFDQGRVALTSEEGGVLTIVEVLEEGSLQGREHAVGALLTMCESDRSKYRDAILNEGAIPGLLELTAHGTPKSRVKAHVLLDLLRNSPYSRSKLQPDTLENIVSNIASQIDGEDRGGKAKKMLAEMVKVSMEQSLRHLQRRASFA; the protein is encoded by the exons ATGGAGTTGCCGGAGGCGGGCCCGTCGGGAGACCAGCAgtcgttggcggcggcggagcggccgtcggaggcggcggcgctgcgggcGCTGGtggagcgggtgcgggcgGGGGAGGTGGACGCGGCGCGCGAGGTGCGGCGCCTCACCAGGGCCTCCGCCAGGCACCGCCGCAAGCTCGCCCCCGCCATCGAGCCGCTCGTCGCCATGCTCCGCAGCTCCGGGGCCGCCGGGGAggccgcgctcctcgcgctgcTTAACCTCGCCGTCAGGGACGAGAG GAATAAGATCAAGATCCTGGATGCAGGTGCGCTTGAGCCGCTCCTTGGTTATTTGCAGCCAAGTGACCTAAACTTACAGGAGTATGCGACTGCTGCTCTCCTTACGCTCTCAGCCTCGTCTACAAACAAACCTATCATAAGTGCTTCTGGAGCAATCCCTCTTCTTGTAAAGGTCTTGAAAGAAGGAAACCCACAGGCCAAGAATGATGCCGTGATGGCTCTTTACAACCTCTCCACGCTTGCAGATAACCTTCAGACTATCCTTTCCGTCCAGCCTATTCCCTCTTTAATAGAGTTACTGAAGGGTGGCAAGAGATCTTCCAAGACAGCTGACAAGTGCTGTGCCCTTTTGGAGTCATTGCTTGCCTTTGATCAAGGTCGAGTGGCCCTAACTTCTGAAGAAGGTGGAGTGCTCACCATTGTGGAGGTACTCGAGGAAGGCTCCCTTCAAGGTAGGGAGCATGCCGTGGGAGCGCTCCTAACAATGTGCGAGAGCGATCGCAGTAAATATAGAGATGCTATTCTGAATGAAGGGGCAATCCCTGGTCTTCTTGAGCTCACAGCCCATGGCACACCCAAGTCTAGAGTGAAGGCTCATGTTCTTCTCGACTTGCTGCGGAACTCGCCATATTCAAGATCGAAGCTGCAGCCAGACACGCTGGAAAACATTGTTAGCAACATTGCTTCTCAAATAGACGGGGAAGACCGTGGCGGGAAAGCGAAGAAGATGCTTGCTGAGATGGTGAAGGTGAGCATGGAGCAGAGCTTGAGGCATTTGCAGCGCCGGGCCTCTTTCGCGTGA
- the LOC104582464 gene encoding wiskott-Aldrich syndrome protein family member 2-like, with amino-acid sequence MEPSSSSSVGAAAVVILAIMCCSLPCSMAVEVKGSHVGPRPPAPTGHPAPHECWGCAPPPLPPPALAAAAPHRKTLQQQQQQQPPPVPYV; translated from the exons ATGgagccatcttcttcttcttcagtcgGAGCAGCAGCCGTGGTAATCCTGGCCATCATGTGCTGCTCCCTGCCATGCTCCATGGCCGTCGAAG TTAAAGGAAGCCATGTGGGGCCGCgtcctccggcgccgacgggccACCCGGCACCGCATGAATGCTGGGGttgcgcgccgccgccgctgccgccgccggcacttGCTGCCGCGGCGCCGCACCGCAAgaccctgcagcagcagcagcagcagcagccgccgcctgtCCCTTACGTATGA
- the LOC100837553 gene encoding aquaporin NIP4-1 yields MPTTVDLVRKDILVGVGGDDRAAVAANGHDLEQQARRDAAADHGSKRLAIGRLIKELVMEGVATFVVIFWSCTAALLQGTHHSLSFPMVCLVVALTVALVLGWIGPAHLNPAVTLTFAAFRYFPWRKLPLYVMVQLAASVLACLAVNALMRPRHGDFYGTVPMAGQGRRLPFVFEFLGSAVLMIVIATAARAQRKVVGGVAIGAAVGTLGLVIGPVSGGSMNPVRSLGPAIVMGRYESVWIYLVAPVSGMLLGALCNKAVRQADELVEFLCRGGRGGAAARSGSN; encoded by the exons ATGCCGACGACAGTGGACCTTGTAAGGAAGGATatcctcgtcggcgtcggtgGCGACGATCGTGCCGCTGTGGCGGCGAATGGGCATGATCTGGAGCAGCAGGCtcgccgcgacgccgccgcagaccacggctccaagcgcctcgccattggccgcctcaTAAAAGAG CTGGTGATGGAGGGGGTGGCGACGTTCGTGGTGATCTTCTGGTCGTgcacggcggcgctgctccaAGGGACGCACCACTCCCTGAGCTTCCCCATGGTGTGCCTCGTCGTGGCGCTCACGGTGGCGCTCGTCCTGGGCTGGATCGGCCCGGCCCACCTCAACCCGGCCGTCACGCTCACCTTCGCCGCCTTCCGCTACTTCCCCTGGCGCAAGCTCCCGCTATACGTCATGGTGCAGCTCGCCGCCTCCGTGCTCGCCTGCCTCGCCGTCAACGCCCTCATGCGGCCCCGCCACGGCGACTTCTACGGCACCGTCCCCATGGCCGGGCAGGGGAGAAGGCTGCCGTTCGTGTTCGAGTTCCTGGGGTCGGCCGTGCTGATGATCGTGAttgcgacggcggcgagggcgcaGAGGAAGGTGGTCGGGGGAGTGGCGATtggggcggcggtggggacGCTGGGGCTCGTGATCGGGCCGGTTTCCGGCGGGTCGATGAACCCGGTGAGGAGCTTGGGCCCGGCGATCGTGATGGGGAGGTACGAGTCCGTGTGGATCTACCTCGTCGCCCCCGTCTCCGGCAtgctcctcggcgcgctcTGCAACAAGGCTGTGCGCCAGGCGGATGAGCTCGTCGAGTTTTTGTGCCGAGGCGGAAGAGGCGGTGCTGCGGCGAGGTCCGGATCGAACTAG